In Castor canadensis chromosome 11, mCasCan1.hap1v2, whole genome shotgun sequence, a single genomic region encodes these proteins:
- the Cavin1 gene encoding caveolae-associated protein 1 isoform X2: protein MEDITLHIVERPFSGFPDAAEDPEPSPVAAPATEEPSGTGSEELIKSDQVNGVLVLSLLDKIIGAVDQIQLTQAQLEERQAEMEGAVQSIQGELSKLGKAHATTSNTVSKLLEKVRKVSVNVKTVRGSLERQAGQIKKLEVNEAELLRRRNFKVMIYQPQKKLNAPSERATPKIVPFDLLPDTEPFDLKPETVPELPAFEQTPRTLPYYPEPGPRPTPELLKTSGGI, encoded by the exons ATGGAGGACATCACGCTCCATATCGTCGAGCGTCCGTTTTCCGGGTTCCCCGATGCTGCCGAGGACCCGGAGCCCTCCCCGGTGGCGGCGCCAGCAACCGAGGAGCCGTCGGGGACCGGCTCTGAGGAGCTGATCAAGTCGGACCAGGTGAACGGCGTGCTGGTGCTGAGTCTTCTGGACAAAATCATCGGCGCCGTCGACCAGATCCAGCTGACCCAAGCCCAGCTGGAGGAGCGGCAGGCGGAGATGGAGGGCGCGGTGCAGAGCATCCAGGGTGAGCTGAGCAAGCTGGGGAAGGCCCACGCCACCACGAGTAACACCGTGAGCAAACTGCTGGAGAAGGTGCGCAAGGTCAGCGTCAACGTGAAGACCGTGCGCGGCAGCCTGGAGCGCCAGGCCGGTCAGATTAAGAAGCTGGAGGTCAACGAGGCCGAGCTGCTGCGGCGCCGCAACTTCAAAGTCATGATCTACCAG CCCCAGAAGAAGCTGAATGCACCCTCTGAGCGGGCCACACCCAAGATCGTGCCTTTTGACCTTCTGCCTGACACTGAGCCCTTTGACCTGAAGCCTGAGACAGTGCCTGAGCTCCCAGCCTTTGAGCAGACACCTAGAACGCTGCCCTATTACCCAGAGCCTGGGCCCCGGCCCACCCCAGAGCTGCTGAAAACCAGTGGGGGCATCTAG